The genomic DNA ACGCGGGGCTacgccgtgcgctggaTCGACGAGCCTGCGACACTCACCGACTTTTTCTCGCGTGGGCCGCGCAAGAttggtgcgccgcgcgcgatgAGCACCAAGGCCAAGAACGAGAAAGCGCCGGAGCCTGCGCCAACACTCCCTGCGCACCAGCAGCTCCAGCGCACCGATaccgagacgctgcgcaagcagcgcccGGCGCTCTGGGCCGACCTGTCCCTGGgttcggcgagcgcctcggatTTGTTTGGATAAACCATATCATCTATATCTAGTCATGGAGGTACTCCCTGCACCTTCCAAGGAGCCTCTATCTACACAGCGTGCACACTTAGAAGAGAATCGCACCAGCAATAACGGCCACAGCAGCAGCGAGGTAGGGCAACGGGGTCGTCGCCAGCATAGCAGCGCTCGTCAGTTTTTTCGCGTCAGCGTAGCCGGCAATATCCGAAGTGGAGAGGATCGATCCCTGCTTGAAGTTGGAGGGCGTGGgggtcgacgacgagggcggAGGGGTGTAGCCCGAGAtcgactcgagcgactgCTGGGTCGTCGGCTggccgccaccgccgccgagcgcggcctgaCGGCGGTCCAGAGGGGCCTGAGAAGGTGCGACGCCTATGTTAGCCTTGGTACATACCCTCACTCGCCACCACGGCCGCGACCAAGGTCAGGGCAATCGCGAGATACACCGCACAGCGCATCGTCACAAAGTAGAGTCAAACGGCGGAGCGgcgaggacggcgcgcgccgcgctctgcACATGGCAAACAATGACGTAATCATGACGCACTGCATTCGTCACGTGAACTTTTGCCGTTGCACCGCGAAGACGGCCAGGCGGCGATGTTTCGGTTCGCACGACACTGGGATACTTGTACTCTGGTGTGGCGCGCATTGCATACGAGTGTACCTGTTGAAAAAAAGCTAAAGGTTCCAAAGAATATGCCGCCTAAGAAGAACGCCCCTGTTGCTGAGAAGCCGCGTCTTGGACGCCCTTCGAACAACCTGCAGATGGGCATTGTCGGTCTGCCTAATGTCGGCAAGTCGACGCTGTTCAACACGATCGCCAAGTGCGATCTCGGCAAGGCTGCCAACTTCCCATACGCGACCATCGAACCCGAGGAGGCCCGTGTGAAGGTGCCGGACGACCGCTTCCTCTGGCTCTGCGACCTCTACAAGCCCAAGTCCGAGGTGCCTGCTTTCCTGACCTGTGTCGATATTGCCGGTCTTACCGCCGGTGCGAGTACGGGTGCGGGTCTCGGTAACGCTTTCCTGTCGCAcgtccgcgccgtcgacggtATCTTCCAGGTGGTGCGTGCGTTTGACGACTCGGACATTGTCCacgtcgagggcgacgtcgacccGACCCGTGACATGGACATCATCTCGACTGAGCTGCGTCTGAAGGACATTGAGTGGGTCGAGAAGACTCTCGACAACGCGCGCAAGgtcgcgcgctcggcgggaAACaactcgctcgaggaccgcAAGAAGAAGGAGGAAGTGGCGGTCATCGAAAAGGTGCTCAAGTGCCTCCAGGAGGACAACAAGGACGTCCGCAAGGGCGACTGGAATGCGAAGGAGGTACGTATTGCACGCAGGGCGACAGAGGATGATAAAGAGTGCATCGCACTCGAACATCTTAacccagctcgtcgagggccCCGAACAAGGTCCAAATGAGATACACTCCTATACTGATCTCGCCCTGCATTGACAAGAGAACATGTACTGACCGACAGGTGGACATCATCAACGAGATGAAGCTGCTGACCGCCAAGCCGGTCATCTACCTCGTCAACCtcagcgagcgcgactACGTCCGCAAGAAGAACAAGTGGCTCCCGAAGATCAAGGAGTGGATCGACAACAACAACCCCGGTGACCTGCTGATCCCCTTCTCGGCttcgctcgaggagcagctcttctcgctcgaggacgagtcCGCGCAGAAGGAGtacctcgccaagctcggcgagggcgttaccagcgcgctcggcaagatCACCAAGAGTGGTTACGACGGTCTCGACCTCATCCGCTACTTCACCGCAGGCCCCGACGAGGTTCGCGCCTGGTCGATCCGCCGCGGTATCAAGGCTCCGGCCGCCGCTGGTGTCATCCACACCGACTTCGAGAACAAGTTCGTCTGTGGTGATATCATGGCCTTTGAGGACCTCAAGGAGGCCGGCAGCGAAAACGCGTGCCGTGCAAACGGCAAGCTCGCGCAGAAGGGCAAGACGTACGAGATGGTCGACGGTGACATTGCCCACTGGAAGTGTGGTGCGTAATGAGTAGAATGTCCATACGAAGCGATGGCCCTCGGGCAAAAAAATTATAAAAAATCAGAACGCCCGGGATTGAACCGGGGATCGTCTCAGTCCACATTGGATGTAAATGAGAAGTCCTAACCACTAGACCACGCTCTGCGAAACATATTTCCTCTCTCCTTTTAGGGTAGATAAAGACGTCGCTATAAATTAAAGTTGGCTTCCCCACACGCCGGTCCGCCATGGTCGTACGGAGCCGGGACGAGTCACAACGTCGGGCAATGTGCGCACAGTGCCGCATACACTCGGACTCATTATACTGCACGAACTGCATTGCATATCGACTAGCGGCGCACCAAAAAGACCATACTCGCATCGCGTCACAGATCGATGGCCTCAAGGTGCAGCTACAGGACCGCAATGCATCACCCTACTTGTGCGCGCCAGATTCTACACCCAAGCGGGAGAAGGACGTGATACCCGATCCTTTTGCGTATGGAGACGGATCAGAAGCGCCGGGACCTCTCACGAGCCTCCGactgcagcagcagctcaaggCACAGCGATGCCAATGCGACGacatgcgcagcgtcgtcgAACGTGCACACGATGTTACCGCGCTGCTCCAAGCGCAGATCGACGAGAGACGAACCCAGATacgagtgcgccgcgaagCACTTCAGCGCAGTCACGAGGAGCTCCTCGTGCCAAGCGACGCCACTCTCGGGCCTCGGTACGACAAGCTCGTggcgctccaggagctACTCGTGCAGCAGGAATTGACTGCCAAACGACTGCAGAGGTATGTGCTTATTCTCACAcagcgagcgccagcgaTTGGGCAAACAGCTCTTGCACATTTACCACGTCGTCCCTCGCGATCCGCCAGATTTGAGCTCCTCGCAGTCAAGCACCGAGTCACAACGAACGAGCACCACGTCTCGGAGTCGCGCACAATGGGATCTGTGCGACCAGCCCTTTCCCAGTCTGCACAACATGATCactctgcgccgcgacgataTCAACGGTGCTGTATACCATACTGCTGCGCTTGTGCGACAATTGGCCATCTACCTCGGCCTCCAGCTTCCGTTTACCATCA from Malassezia japonica chromosome 1, complete sequence includes the following:
- a CDS encoding uncharacterized protein (SECRETED:SignalP(1-19)); translated protein: MRCAVYLAIALTLVAAVVASEGVAPSQAPLDRRQAALGGGGGQPTTQQSLESISGYTPPPSSSTPTPSNFKQGSILSTSDIAGYADAKKLTSAAMLATTPLPYLAAAVAVIAGAILF
- a CDS encoding uncharacterized protein (EggNog:ENOG503NW69; COG:J; BUSCO:EOG09262JWJ); translated protein: MPPKKNAPVAEKPRLGRPSNNLQMGIVGLPNVGKSTLFNTIAKCDLGKAANFPYATIEPEEARVKVPDDRFLWLCDLYKPKSEVPAFLTCVDIAGLTAGASTGAGLGNAFLSHVRAVDGIFQVVRAFDDSDIVHVEGDVDPTRDMDIISTELRLKDIEWVEKTLDNARKVARSAGNNSLEDRKKKEEVAVIEKVLKCLQEDNKDVRKGDWNAKEVDIINEMKLLTAKPVIYLVNLSERDYVRKKNKWLPKIKEWIDNNNPGDLLIPFSASLEEQLFSLEDESAQKEYLAKLGEGVTSALGKITKSGYDGLDLIRYFTAGPDEVRAWSIRRGIKAPAAAGVIHTDFENKFVCGDIMAFEDLKEAGSENACRANGKLAQKGKTYEMVDGDIAHWKCGA